The following are from one region of the Eubacterium sp. MSJ-33 genome:
- the guaB gene encoding IMP dehydrogenase, with the protein MGKIIGKGITFDDVLLVPQFSSVIPNDVVLSTQLTKKIRLNIPLMSAGMDTVTEHRMAIAMARQGGIGVIHKNMSIQQQAEEVDKVKRSENGVISDPFSLSPEHTLDDADKLMAKFRISGVPITENGKLVGIITNRDLKFETDYSKKIKESMTSENLITAKEGITLEEAKAILGRARKEKLPIVDDNMMLKGLITIKDIEKQIKYPNAAKDAQGRLLCAAAVGVTPDICDRVDELVKSKVDAIVIDTAHGHSENVLKTFAMIKEKYPDLDVIAGNVATKSGTQAMIDAGVDAVKIGIGPGSICTTRIVAGIGVPQITAIMQAYEAAHAAGIPVIADGGIKYSGDITKALAAGANVCMMGSLFAGTDESPGDFELYQGRKYKVYRGMGSIAAMENGSKDRYFQANAKKLVPEGVEGRVAYKGTVEDTVFQLIGGLRAGMGYCGAKTIEELHEKAEFVEISAASLKESHPHDIQITKEAPNYSVE; encoded by the coding sequence ATGGGTAAGATTATTGGTAAGGGAATCACATTTGATGATGTTTTATTAGTACCACAGTTTTCAAGTGTTATTCCAAATGACGTTGTTCTATCAACACAGCTCACAAAGAAAATCAGGTTGAATATTCCTCTTATGAGTGCCGGTATGGACACTGTCACAGAGCACAGAATGGCAATTGCCATGGCCAGACAGGGTGGAATCGGAGTTATTCATAAAAACATGTCGATTCAGCAGCAGGCAGAGGAAGTTGATAAAGTAAAACGTTCAGAGAACGGAGTTATCTCTGATCCATTTTCTCTTTCACCGGAGCATACACTTGATGATGCAGATAAGCTGATGGCTAAGTTCCGTATTTCCGGTGTGCCGATTACAGAAAACGGCAAACTGGTAGGTATTATCACGAACCGTGACTTGAAGTTCGAGACAGATTACTCAAAGAAGATCAAGGAGTCCATGACATCTGAGAACCTCATTACAGCAAAAGAGGGTATCACACTCGAGGAGGCAAAGGCAATTTTAGGCAGAGCCAGAAAAGAGAAGCTTCCTATCGTTGACGACAACATGATGTTGAAGGGACTTATCACAATCAAGGATATCGAGAAGCAGATTAAGTATCCAAATGCAGCCAAGGATGCACAGGGCAGACTTCTCTGTGCCGCAGCTGTGGGTGTTACACCGGATATCTGCGACAGAGTAGACGAACTTGTTAAGTCTAAGGTGGATGCAATCGTTATCGATACAGCACATGGACATTCTGAGAATGTTCTTAAGACATTTGCCATGATCAAGGAGAAGTATCCGGATCTTGATGTTATCGCTGGTAACGTAGCTACAAAGTCCGGTACTCAGGCTATGATCGATGCAGGCGTGGATGCCGTAAAGATCGGTATCGGACCTGGTTCTATCTGTACAACGCGTATCGTAGCTGGTATCGGTGTTCCACAGATTACAGCAATCATGCAGGCATATGAGGCAGCACATGCAGCAGGAATCCCAGTTATCGCAGATGGCGGTATCAAGTATTCCGGCGATATCACAAAGGCACTTGCAGCCGGCGCGAATGTATGTATGATGGGCAGCCTGTTCGCGGGTACGGATGAGAGCCCTGGAGATTTCGAGCTGTATCAGGGAAGAAAATACAAGGTATACCGTGGTATGGGTAGTATCGCAGCGATGGAGAATGGTAGTAAAGACCGTTACTTCCAGGCAAATGCAAAGAAGCTTGTACCGGAAGGTGTCGAAGGCCGTGTGGCATACAAGGGTACCGTTGAAGATACTGTATTCCAGTTGATCGGTGGACTTCGTGCAGGTATGGGTTACTGTGGTGCGAAGACAATCGAGGAGCTTCATGAGAAGGCAGAGTTCGTTGAGATTTCAGCTGCTTCTCTGAAGGAGAGCCATCCACATGATATCCAGATTACAAAGGAAGCACCAAACTACAGTGTGGAGTAA
- a CDS encoding Rossmann-like and DUF2520 domain-containing protein: protein MKIGLIGAGRMGFTLGRHLSDFAKTHAEMLCVDGFYSRNPESAREAARFTGTKYYEDMETLVQACDTIFLTVPDGQIANVADEIAASSVCLDGKTMIHTSGALSSHIFSGMGSRVSGYSIHPIYAVNSKTDSYIHFQDCYMTIEGEGTKTQELICLFEKMGHTIRQISADQKAKYHASAVFASNLVIGLYKMGTSLLSECGFTPEEAEHALMPLFANNAENMERFGCEKALTGPVSRGDVATVEKHLQALDGDTREVYRLLSKQLCNADSQAIQTILDMKE from the coding sequence ATGAAGATTGGATTGATTGGAGCTGGCAGAATGGGCTTTACGCTCGGCAGACATTTATCCGATTTCGCGAAGACACATGCAGAGATGCTCTGTGTGGATGGTTTTTACAGTCGGAATCCGGAGAGTGCGAGAGAGGCAGCGAGATTTACTGGTACGAAATACTATGAAGACATGGAGACATTGGTTCAGGCGTGTGATACTATATTTTTAACGGTTCCGGATGGACAGATTGCGAATGTGGCAGACGAGATTGCAGCTAGTTCGGTGTGTCTGGATGGAAAAACGATGATTCATACAAGTGGGGCTTTATCCTCACATATATTTTCTGGTATGGGTAGTCGCGTAAGCGGGTATTCAATACATCCTATTTATGCAGTGAATTCGAAGACGGATTCCTACATACATTTCCAAGACTGTTACATGACAATTGAAGGCGAAGGAACGAAGACACAGGAACTGATATGCCTGTTTGAGAAAATGGGACATACAATCCGACAGATCTCCGCAGACCAAAAGGCAAAATACCATGCATCGGCAGTATTTGCAAGCAATCTGGTGATCGGGCTTTATAAGATGGGGACTTCCCTTCTTTCTGAGTGCGGATTTACACCGGAGGAGGCAGAGCATGCACTGATGCCGCTTTTTGCAAATAATGCAGAGAATATGGAACGCTTTGGCTGCGAGAAGGCGTTGACGGGACCGGTCAGCCGCGGTGATGTGGCAACGGTAGAAAAGCATCTGCAGGCACTTGACGGCGATACGCGAGAGGTGTACCGGCTGCTTTCGAAACAGTTGTGTAATGCGGACAGTCAGGCAATTCAAACTATATTGGATATGAAGGAGTAA